A single window of Desulfomonilaceae bacterium DNA harbors:
- a CDS encoding response regulator, translated as MTDPNHFPVEEETLAIGTEVAHPKNGPAQSELQERILEFERFNRLVMAREQRILDLKKEANELARAAGKPAPYGSLDRIEKDEVLDNLVQTMKDRDAVSGGEPEELKAEDLLNAEDLQTLLAHFCDAVGVASAISDLKGNLLAFANFRRACTQFHRAGEVSAQRCAESDAILGSRLEEGQDFTIYQCKNGLTDAAAPLIIDGKHLANILIGQFHLQEPDLEFFRRQARDLGYDEEDYLASIKEVPMMSEEKLPSILGFLSGFAKIVGTLTLDRIRASRAAEDLKKRAEELRRSQAAALSLAEDAEIARSEIARYKDHLEQLVKDRTEELRVSEERTRLLLESVDEGIIGVSVDGEMTFINNAACRMLGYSPDEFESKELHSLIQYAHEDGSPYPQEDCPMRKSIAGGTASHIDNEVLWRKNGTSFPVAYSSNPVHKDGSLVGSVITFSDITARKLAEEQVRRAKEIAEEATKAKSDFLANMSHEIRTPMNAVIGMAHLALQTELTPKQADYLTKIQRSAHSLLGIINDILDFSKIEAGKLEMESVDFSLDEVLDNVSTVVGLKVHEKQLEFLMDTPQDVPLALVGDPLRLGQVLINLCNNAVKFTEQGEIVISTRLLEKQDEWVMLQFSVRDTGVGLTQEQKGKLFQAFSQADMSTTRKYGGTGLGLTISKRLVTMMGGEIGVESEAGKGSEFIFTAKFGLARKFSRRRLEPSVDLRGMRVLVIDDNASSREILKSLLETMSFEVTVAASAEEGIEELEKEANTLPYRLVLMDWKMPGMDGIKATELIKNLPSLPQKPKVIIATAYGREEVMQRSEKVGVDGFLLKPVGQSVLFDSIMIALGKEAQECQTVKRVSGRDEEELRKIRGARVLLAEDNEINQQVAEEILQQAGLVVRIASNGKEAVEMVKAGNFDVVLMDLQMPVMGGFEATQEIRGDERFQDLPIIAMTAHAMGGDREKSIEAGMNDHLTKPIDPDQLISELVKWVKPGNRGTSEGLYESSSESKKVQNILPAELPGISIASGLGRVAGNRRLYTKLLCKFKDGQENAVDQIKAALQEDDVETAARLAHTVKGVSGNLGGDNLYQAAAELEKAIKEGKNLDLVMAEFESQLNVVIDGIRVVEERLTAQQSPEDSGTEAPVDKEAVKTLLQEMAQLLESDLTEAMNRLEALNRLLANSSVKEEFKRLEKQIESFDTDTALKTLETIAGKLEIEL; from the coding sequence AAGGCAGAGGACTTATTGAATGCTGAGGATTTGCAGACCCTTCTTGCCCACTTCTGCGACGCGGTCGGGGTCGCCTCAGCTATATCAGACCTTAAAGGCAACCTGCTGGCATTCGCAAACTTTCGACGAGCTTGCACCCAATTCCATCGCGCTGGCGAAGTTTCCGCTCAACGCTGTGCCGAAAGTGACGCAATACTTGGTTCCAGACTCGAGGAAGGTCAGGATTTCACCATTTATCAATGCAAAAATGGTCTGACGGACGCGGCCGCGCCGCTGATCATAGACGGGAAGCACCTGGCCAATATTCTCATCGGCCAGTTCCACCTGCAGGAACCTGATCTGGAGTTCTTCCGTCGTCAGGCTAGAGACCTCGGTTACGATGAAGAGGATTATTTGGCTTCCATCAAGGAAGTGCCAATGATGTCCGAGGAGAAGCTGCCCAGCATTCTCGGCTTCTTGTCGGGCTTCGCCAAAATCGTGGGCACCCTCACGTTAGACAGAATTCGCGCTTCACGGGCAGCAGAGGACCTAAAAAAGAGAGCCGAGGAACTGCGCCGCAGCCAGGCCGCAGCTCTGAGCCTGGCCGAGGATGCGGAAATAGCTCGCAGCGAAATCGCGCGATACAAGGATCATCTGGAGCAGTTGGTAAAAGATCGCACGGAAGAGCTTCGAGTTTCCGAAGAACGCACCAGGCTGCTTCTTGAGTCTGTAGACGAGGGAATCATCGGTGTGAGCGTAGACGGTGAGATGACTTTTATCAATAATGCGGCTTGCCGGATGCTCGGATATTCGCCGGATGAATTCGAGAGCAAGGAACTTCACAGCCTGATTCAATATGCTCATGAGGATGGTTCTCCATATCCGCAAGAAGATTGTCCTATGCGCAAGTCTATTGCAGGTGGAACCGCCAGCCATATCGACAATGAAGTGCTTTGGCGAAAAAATGGTACCAGTTTTCCCGTAGCTTATTCCAGCAACCCTGTTCACAAGGACGGCTCTCTCGTCGGATCGGTCATCACTTTCAGCGATATTACCGCCCGCAAGCTCGCTGAAGAGCAAGTGCGCCGCGCCAAGGAGATTGCTGAGGAAGCCACCAAAGCGAAATCTGATTTTCTGGCAAACATGAGTCACGAGATCAGGACTCCTATGAATGCGGTGATCGGAATGGCGCACTTGGCGCTTCAGACTGAGCTGACTCCCAAGCAGGCGGACTATCTGACGAAAATACAGCGCTCCGCACACTCGCTTCTGGGGATCATCAATGACATCCTGGATTTCTCCAAGATCGAAGCAGGTAAGTTGGAAATGGAGTCGGTGGATTTCAGTTTGGACGAAGTCCTGGACAATGTATCTACAGTGGTGGGACTGAAGGTTCATGAAAAACAACTGGAATTCCTGATGGATACCCCGCAGGATGTGCCCCTTGCCCTGGTAGGTGACCCTCTCAGGCTGGGGCAGGTTCTGATCAATCTGTGCAATAACGCTGTCAAATTCACGGAACAGGGTGAGATCGTTATCTCTACCAGACTATTGGAAAAACAAGACGAATGGGTCATGCTCCAGTTTTCTGTTCGAGACACTGGCGTCGGCTTGACGCAAGAGCAGAAAGGTAAACTATTTCAAGCCTTTAGTCAGGCAGACATGTCCACCACTAGAAAATATGGAGGTACCGGCCTAGGTCTGACTATCTCCAAACGGTTGGTCACCATGATGGGAGGGGAGATCGGGGTCGAAAGTGAAGCTGGAAAAGGGAGCGAGTTCATATTCACGGCAAAATTCGGATTAGCGAGGAAATTCTCAAGGAGGCGTCTCGAACCATCAGTCGATCTGCGGGGAATGCGGGTGTTGGTGATTGACGATAATGCGTCATCCAGAGAAATCCTGAAATCTTTGCTGGAAACGATGAGTTTTGAAGTAACCGTTGCAGCTTCGGCCGAGGAAGGAATAGAGGAGTTGGAAAAAGAGGCAAACACCCTTCCATATAGACTCGTGCTTATGGACTGGAAGATGCCTGGTATGGACGGGATCAAGGCAACCGAACTGATCAAAAATCTTCCGAGTCTCCCCCAGAAACCCAAGGTTATCATAGCGACGGCGTATGGTCGTGAAGAGGTTATGCAGAGATCCGAGAAAGTGGGGGTCGATGGCTTCCTGCTTAAACCCGTAGGTCAGTCCGTACTTTTTGATTCCATCATGATCGCCTTGGGGAAGGAAGCCCAAGAATGTCAGACCGTGAAGCGGGTGAGCGGCAGAGATGAGGAAGAGCTGAGAAAGATTCGCGGAGCAAGGGTATTGTTGGCAGAGGACAATGAAATCAACCAACAGGTTGCTGAGGAAATTTTACAGCAGGCTGGATTGGTTGTACGAATTGCCAGCAATGGTAAAGAGGCAGTGGAGATGGTCAAAGCGGGGAATTTTGATGTGGTGCTTATGGATTTACAAATGCCTGTGATGGGAGGATTTGAGGCCACCCAGGAGATTCGAGGGGATGAAAGGTTTCAAGATTTGCCGATCATCGCCATGACCGCCCACGCCATGGGGGGTGACCGCGAAAAAAGTATTGAAGCGGGCATGAATGATCATTTGACCAAGCCCATTGATCCGGATCAACTCATCTCTGAGCTGGTAAAATGGGTCAAGCCGGGCAATCGGGGAACATCTGAAGGTTTGTATGAGTCGTCGAGTGAGAGCAAGAAGGTACAGAATATCCTGCCTGCCGAGTTACCAGGCATTTCCATAGCATCCGGGCTTGGACGGGTAGCCGGAAACAGGCGGCTCTATACGAAGCTCCTCTGCAAGTTCAAGGACGGACAGGAAAACGCGGTTGACCAAATCAAAGCCGCTCTCCAAGAGGACGACGTGGAGACGGCAGCCCGGCTTGCTCACACGGTTAAGGGTGTTTCCGGAAACCTCGGTGGAGACAACCTTTACCAGGCTGCGGCCGAGTTGGAGAAGGCCATCAAGGAAGGCAAAAACCTGGATCTCGTAATGGCAGAGTTCGAATCTCAGTTGAACGTCGTGATAGATGGGATAAGAGTAGTCGAGGAAAGACTGACCGCCCAACAGTCACCTGAGGATTCTGGGACGGAGGCGCCTGTCGATAAGGAAGCGGTAAAAACTCTTCTTCAGGAAATGGCCCAGCTTCTGGAGAGTGATCTGACCGAAGCTATGAACCGACTTGAAGCTTTGAATCGGCTCCTGGCGAATTCATCGGTTAAGGAGGAGTTCAAACGTCTGGAAAAACAAATAGAAAGCTTCGATACGGACACTGCTTTGAAAACTCTGGAAACCATCGCCGGCAAGCTGGAAATAGAGCTATAG